A single Ziziphus jujuba cultivar Dongzao chromosome 11, ASM3175591v1 DNA region contains:
- the LOC107433212 gene encoding small ribosomal subunit protein eS21y isoform X2, translated as MQNEEGVITELYIPRKCSATNRLITSKDHASVQINVGHLDENGVYTGQFSTFALCGFVRAQGDADSALDRLWQKKKAEVRQQ; from the exons ATGCAGAACGAGGAAGGAGTTATAACTGAGCTTTATATTCCCAgaaaatg CTCTGCTACTAACAGGCTGATAACTTCGAAGGACCATGCTTCAGTCCAGATTAACGTTGGACATCTGGATGAGAATGGTGTCTACACCGGCCAGTTCTCTACCTTCGCTCTTTGCGGTTTTGTCCGTGCTCAG ggAGATGCTGATAGTGCACTAGACCGACTATGGCAGAAGAAGAAAGCAGAAGTTCGACAACAGTAG
- the LOC107433212 gene encoding small ribosomal subunit protein eS21y isoform X1: protein MQNEEGVITELYIPRKCSATNRLITSKDHASVQINVGHLDENGVYTGQFSTFALCGFVRAQRFEVWWPVFYWKARSVYKCLNVSGRC, encoded by the exons ATGCAGAACGAGGAAGGAGTTATAACTGAGCTTTATATTCCCAgaaaatg CTCTGCTACTAACAGGCTGATAACTTCGAAGGACCATGCTTCAGTCCAGATTAACGTTGGACATCTGGATGAGAATGGTGTCTACACCGGCCAGTTCTCTACCTTCGCTCTTTGCGGTTTTGTCCGTGCTCAG CGTTTTGAAGTTTGGTGGCCTGTCTTTTATTGGAAAGCAAGATCTGTGTATAAGTGCCTGAATGTTTCCG ggAGATGCTGA